The nucleotide sequence GTCACGCTGACCTCGCTCGCCGGCGGACAGGTCGTCTACAAGCTCGACGACGTGACCTATGGCCAGGTGAGCCCGTACAAGGAGCTGCCCGACGGCACCTACACCGTCGCCATGCGGGCGGCCGGAGCCGCGGCGTCGGCGAAGCCCGTCATCAGCGACTCGATCACGGTCGCCACCGGCAAGCCGATCACCGTCGTCGCGTACGGCAAGAACGCCGCGCTCAAGACCACGGTGTTCCAGGACGACCTCACGGCGCCCGCCGCCGGTGACGCACGCATCCGCCTCGTGCAGGCGGCCACCGTGTCGAAGTCGGTCAGCGTGAAGACGTCGACGGGCACGCCCGTGGCGACGAACGCGCCGTTCGGCAGCGCCTCCGGCTACGCGTCCGTCGGCGCCGGCAAGTGGACCCTCGACCTGACCGGAAAGCAGAAGGCGACCGCGTCGACCGCGAACGTCTCGCTCGCGAGCGGCTCGATCACGACGCTGTTCGTGCTCGACAACTCGAAGAACGGCATCACGATCGTCCCGGTGGTCGACTCTGCCGCGACGACCACCACGCCGAAGGGCGGGGTGCAGACGGGCGGCGGCTACGAGGCCACCCATCCGCAGCTCGACCTGACGAGCGGCTTCGTGCCGTTCAGTGCGGTCGGCTGAGCCCTGTCGGTCAAGACGAAAGCACTCATCGCCTCAGGCGCGGCACTGGCTGTCGTCGTGACGGGAGGCATCGCCGCCGTCGCCGTGGGGCTGCCGGGGTCGGACTCGTCCGCCCCGGCCCCCTCGGCATCGGCGACCTCGACTCCCACGTCGAACGACCGCGCGACGTCGACACGGTCGGCCAAGCAGATCGGCCAGGCCTTCCTCGCCGACTACCTCGACTCGTCGGGGCGGATCGTGCGCCGCGACCAGGGCGGCGACACCGTCAGCGAGGGGCAGGGCTACGGCATGCTCGTCGCGGTCGGCGTCGGCGACCGGTCGGCGTTCCGATCGATCTGGACGTGGACGAAGTCGAACCTCGAACGGAAGGACGGCCTCATGGCCTGGCAGTGGAAGAACGGGAAGGTCGTCGACGAGCAGCCCGCGAGCGACGCCGACCTCGACATCGCCCGCGCCCTCGTCCTCGCCGGGACGACCTTCCACGACGCCTCCTACACGAAGGCCGGCAAGGCGCTCGCCGGCCACATCGCCGACGACCTCACCGTCGGGACACCCGACGGCCGCGTGCTGCTGCCCGGCCTTTGGGCGAAGCAGGCCGGCGGAACGGCCGGGCCGTGGTCGTACGACCCGTCGTACGCGGCGCCGGCGACGTTCTCGCTGCTGGCGAAGGCCACGGGCGACGACCGGTGGTCCCAGCTGGTGACGGGGTCGCGGAAGGTGACCGGCCGGATCCTGCAGTCCACCGCGCTGCCCGCCGACTGGGAACAGATCAGGGCCGACGGCTCGGTCGTGCCGCTGCCCAACGCCACGGGCAGCGGAGGGACGGTCATGTACGGCTACGACGCGGGGCGCGTGGCCCTGCGATACGCCGCGTCGTGCTCGGCCGACGACACGGCGCTCGCCGCGAAGCTGGCGGCGCCCCTCGCGGGCAAGAGCCCGCTGCCGATGGAACTCGACCTCGGCGGCACGCCCCTGAACCAGGATCAGAGCCCCCTCGGCTACGACGCACGAGCGGCGGCACGAGCCTCGGCCGGCGACGCCTCGGGAGCCCGGAGCGATCTGCGCGCCGCCGACCGGCTGGCCCAGCGGACCCCGACCTACTACGGCTCGGCCTGGGACGCCCTCGCGGCACTCCAGCTCGAGACCACGACCCTCGGCGGATGCTCGCCGCTTGCGGGGGAGTGATCGTGCAGCGCTCTCGCCTCCGTTCCGCCCTCGTCGTCGTGGCGCTCGGCGCCGCCGCCGTGCTCGGCCTCGCCGGGTGCGCAGGAGCCGGGGCGTCGTCCGCCGGCCCCACACCGACCCCCTCGCCCACGGCCACGCACGACACCGACGCCGCCGGGCGAATCCAGGATCCGTCGTCGACCTCGCTCTCACAGGCCCCCGCCGCCGGCGTGGTGCCGACGCGCGTCTCGATCCCCGCGATCGGCGTGAACGCGGGCCTGCAGGATCTCGCGATCGCCGCCGACGGGTCGCTCAACCCGCCCGTCGGCGTCGTCGACGCCGGCTGGTACGCCAAGGGCGTCGTGCCCGGCGCGGTCGGCCCGGCCGTGATCGCCGGGCACATCGACTCGACGACGCAGCCCGGCGTCTTCCTGCACCTGGCGAAGCTGGTGCCGGGCGACACCGTGACCGTGACGATGTCGTCGGGGTCGGTCGAGACCTGGAAGGTGTCGGGGTCGCGCGCGGCCCTCAAGACTGCCTTCCCGACCAGCGACGTCTACGGCACCAGCCCGACCCCGCAGCTCCGGCTCATCACCTGCGGCGGCACGTTCAACGCCGCGATCGGTCACTACAACGAGAACACGATCGTGTTCGCCGACCTGGTCTCGTCGACCGCCCCGACGAAGTAGCGCTCAGGGCGTCGGCATGCCGCCGTCGACGTGCAGGGTCTCGCCGACCACGTACGACGACTCGTTGCTCGCGAGAAACACGAACGCCGGCGCGAGCTCGGCGGGCTGCCCCCAGCGGCCCAGGTAGGTCTGGTCGCCGGCGGTGGGCAGCGCCTCCGGCGGCTGGCCGCCCGCGGGCTGCAGCGGGGTCCAGATCGGGCCGGGTGCGACGGCGTTGACCCGAATGCCCTTCGGCGCGAGCTGCGCCGCGAGCCCCTTGGCGAGGTTGTTCACGGTCGCCTTCGTCGCCGCGTAGTGCACCAGGTGCGGCGACGGCGCGTACGCCTGGATCGACGTCGTGTTGATGATCGCGGAGCCCGGCGGAAGGTGAGGCACGGCCGCCTTGGTGATCCAGAATGTCGCGTAGGCGTTCGTCTTGAACGTCTGATCGAACTCGTCGTCGCTGATGTCGACGATGCTCTCGACGTTCTGCTGCTTGCCCGCGTTGTTCACGACGATGTCGAGGCCGCCCAGTCCGTCGACGGCCCTCTGCACGGCCTCCCGCGCGAAGGCGGCGTCCTTGAGGTCTCCGGCGATGTCGACGGCCGTGCGGCCCGCCTCGCGGACGAGCGCCAGGATCCTGTCGGCGTCCTCCTGCTCTTCGGGGAGGTGGACGATCGCGACGTCGGCGCCCTCGCGCGCGTACGCGATGGCGACCGCGGCTCCGATGCCGGAGTCGCCGCCGGTGATCAGCGCCTTGCGGCCCTCGAGCCTGCCGGAGCCGCGATAGGTCTCCTCGCCGTGGTCGGCGGGCACGTTCTCGGCCATCTCGGCGTCCGTGCCGGCGCCTTCGAGGTACTGCTCGTCGGGCTTCCGGTCGGCGTACATCGCGGTCGGGTCCTGCATCGTGTACTGGTCCATGTCGGTCCTCTCGTCAGGCGCCGACGGTACGCGCGGCCCCGATCCGGCCCGCCCGGGATGTCACCCGCCCTGTCCGTTCTGCGACGACACGTCGGAGGCACCCGGGCCGAGGATCAGGCGGCGTCGGGGACGGTCGCGAGCAGTTCGCGGGTCTGCCGCACGTAGTCGTCCTGGAACGCAGGGTCCATCACCTGGTGGGAGCCGCGCATGGGCCGGGCGTTCTCGTCGTAGTAGGTGCCCGTGGCTCCTGCGCCCGTGAGAATGCCCGCGATGACCCGGCCGGCGCGCTTCGGGGTGGTGAAGTGGGGCAGCAGCGTGAGCGCCGGGGCCAGCATCTTCGACAGACGCAGGAGCGCGGGCGACGCGTCACGCGAGAGGTTCGACCCCGGGTTGACGCCCGGCTCGATCGCCGAGAAGCGCAGCCGCGGGTACTCGCGGGCGAAGGCGAGCGCCGTCGCGAGATTGCCCTGCTTCGACGTGGCGTAGGCGTCGGCGCCCGGCAGCCGCGAGCCGCCGTCGGTGAGCCACTCGCCGCGCGACGACGCCTCGACCGAGATGAAGCGGGAGCCGCGGAAGCCGGCGCGGACGGCGGGCACGCGCTCGGGGTCTTCGACGGCGGAGACGATGAACACGACGTGCGTGCCGTCGGCGAGCTGGGGGAGGAGAGCCTCGGTGAACGCGAACGGCCCGAGGTGGTCGGTGGCGTAGGTGCCGTCGAATCCCTGCGGGCTCGAGAACGGCTTCATCGACATGATGCCGGCGTTGTTGAGGACGCCGCCGATCGGCAGTCCGAGGGCCGCGACCTCACGGGCAGCGCGACGCGCGGAGGGGATGTCGGCGAGGTCGCCGGTGACGCTCACGGCGCTGCCGCCGGCCTCGCGGATCTCCGCCTCGACGGCGGCGAGCTTGGCGGGGCTCCGCCCGACGAGCACGACGGTGCCGTGCTTCGCGAGCTCGAGGGCGGTGCGGTGTCCGATGCCCGACGTGGGGCCGGTGATCACCCAGGCGGAGCCGCCTGCGGTACCCGCGGTGCCGGGAGCGGCTGGATCGGTGGGGGTCATGTCGAGCCTTTCGTCGTGGGGCCGTCTCTCGGGCCCCGTCTTCCTCGATACTCCGCGTCGCGCCGGAGCGGAACCAGTGGCCCCGATGTCGTAGGACTGCCGGGGCCAGGACAACGCACCGCGCAGCCGAGCACACTGGGCGCATGGAAGCGAGCGAGTTCGGTCGGATGGTGCGGCGCCGCCGTGAGGCGACGGCCCCCGCCGACGTGGGCCTGCCCGTAGGTTCGCGGCGCCGGGCTCCCGGGCTCCGCCGCGAGGAGCTTGCCGGTCTCGCGGGCATCTCGCCCGACTACCTCACCCGGCTCGAGCAGGGCCGCGCCACATCGCCGTCGGCGCAGGTGGTCGAGGCGCTGGCGCGGGCACTGCGGCTGTCGGACTCCGACCGCGACCTGCTCTATCGGCTCGCCGGGCACGCCGCTCCGGGCCTCGACCTCATGCCGACCCGCATCCCGGCCAGCATCTCGAGGATGCTCGACCGCTTCGCCACGACTCCCGTGGGAGTCTTCGACGCCACCAACACTCTCCTCGTGGCCAACCGCCCGTATGACGCGCTGATGGGCGACACGACCGCGTGGAAGGGCCTCGAGCGCACGTCGCTCTGGCGCCACCTCGTCGGCCCCGGCTCCCGCGTCGTCCACACTCCGGCCGAGTTCGACGAGCTGATCCGCCTGCAGGTCGCGGACCTCCGCCTCACCGCGGCTCGGTATCCGCGCGACGCGTCGCTCGCGTCGCTCGTTGCGCGGCTCACGGACGCGAGCCCGCTGTTCGCGTCGCTCTGGCGGACCGGGTCGACCGAGCTGCCGCGCGAGCTGGGCCGCCGAAAGGTCGTCGATCATCCGGCCGTAGGGCGGATCGAGCTCGACTGCGACACGCTGATCGTGGCCCAGGACGACCTGCGGATCCTGATCTACACCGCCGAGCCCGGCACGGAGGACGCCGCGCGGCTCGACCTCGCGATCGTCGTCGGCACGCAGGCCCTGGTCGACTAGGCCCGGGCCTCGGGCGACGACCCGAAACGCAGCCCGAGCCCGACCTCGCGGGTGTCGCGCAGTCGCCCGCCCGAGACCTCGACGGGCGCAGGATCCGACAGCACCCCGCACTCCCCGAACATCGCGCCCTCGACCACCTCGGCGGGCGACTCGGCGTCGAGCGCGAGGGCGAGGGGCCCCGAGAGCTCGGGCAGCAGATGCAGGGCGATCGTCGCGCCGGCGTCGGCGATCTCGGCCGCGATGTCGAGGAGCGGGGTGATGCCGCCGACGCGCACCACGTTCGGCTGCAGCACGGCGGCGGCGCCCGATCGGGCGAACTCGCGGAAGCGGTACCGCGTGTGGAGGTTCTCGCCGCAGGCGACGGGGGTGGGGATGGCCTTCGCGAGCTCCTGGTAGCCCTCGAGGTCGTCGGCGCGCAGGGGTTCCTCGATCCAGGCGGGGTCGACGTCGCCGAGCACGCGCATCGCCGCACGGGCGTCGTCGCGGCTCCAGCGCTGGTTGGCGTCGAGCATCAGCCTCCGGTCGTCGCCGAGGAGCGCGCGGACCTCCCTGACGCGCGACACGTCGCGGGCGAGGTCGGGGGAGCCGACCTTGATCTTCACGGCGTCGAAGCCCGCGTCGATCCACCGCTGCACCTGCGCCAGCAGGTCGTCGAGCGGGTAGTGCAGGTTGACGCCGCTGCCGTAGGCCGCGACGTCGTCGCGTCGGCGGCCGAGGAGGTCGGCGATGGGAAGCCCCGCGCGACGCGCGGCGAGATCCCACAGCGCGGTGTCGAGGCCGGCCGTCGCGATCGTGGTGACGCCGCCGGATCCGGCCTCGTGCAGGTGCGCCCAGAGGTCGGGCCAGAGCGTCCGGGCGTCGGCGGTCCGACCGACGGCCCACGACGCGATGTCGTGATCGAGCATCGCCCGCACACTCGCGGCGCCGATCGAGGGCGTCCACGACAGACCCCAGCCGGTCGCGCCGTCGGTGTCGTCGACGCGTGTCTCGATGACGGTCACGGCGGGGACGTCGTCGGCCCATGGGCGGCGGAGGGGCACGCGGATCGCGCGGGTGGTGAGCGCTGCGATGCGCGAGTCGGAGGATGCGCGCGAGTCGGCGGGTGCGACCGAGCCGGCGGGCACCCCCGTGTTCGCGGGCATCAGGCCCGAGGCGCCGCGGCGGTGGCCGAGCGTGTGTCGGCGAGCTCCTGCGCCAGCCGTTCACCCGCCTCGAGGATCGTGCCGAGGCGCGCCAGCTGCTCGTCGGTCGGATCGGCCAGCGGAGGCCGCACCGAGCCGACCGGCACGCCCTGCAGGCGCAGCCCGGCCTTGACGAGCGACACGGCGAAGCCCGGCGTCTCGTCGCGCAGTCGCACCAGCGGCAGGTAGAACTCGCGCAGGATCCGGAGGCGCGTCGGCTCGTCGCCCGCTCGGTACGCCTCGTAGAACGCGGTCGCGATACCCGGTGCCATCGCGAAGGCCGCCGACGAGTAGAGCGGCACGCCGATGCCCCGGTAGGCCGCCTGCGACACCTCGGCCGTGAGGAGCCCGTTGAAGAAGAGGAGGTCGGGGCGGATCGCCGTGGCGGCGGCGACGAGCTCCTGCATCATCGCGATGTCGCCGTGGCCGTCCTTCACGCCGATGACCCGCGGGTCGGCGACGAGCCGCTCGACGGTGGCGGCCCGATAGAGGGCGTTGGCCCGGTGGTAGAGCACGACCGGCAGGTCGGCTGCCTCGACGATCGTCTCGACCCAGCGCGCCAGGCCGTGCTGCGGGCCCGAGACGAGATACGGGGGCAGCAGGAGCAGGGCGTCCGCCCCGGTGTCGCGCATCCTCCGCGCGCTCTCGATCGCGTCTCCGAGGGCGCCGCCCACCCCGGCGACCACGGGCACGCGATCGTCGGCCGGTCGCCCTGCGACGGCTTGGGCGGCAACGCGCGCGACGACCGCGCGCTCGGCGATCGAGAGCGCGTGGAACTCGCCGGTGCCGCATCCGGCGAACACTGCACCCGCGCCGTCGTCGAGCCGTGCCGCCACGTGGTCGCGAAGCACCCCCTCGTCGACGTCGCCGCCGTCGCCGAACGGTGTGACCGGGAAGAACAGGACTCCGTCGAACGTGAGGGGAGCGGGCATGGGGGAATCCTACGATCCCCGACGGTCTCGCCGCCCGTAGGTCTAGACGGCGACCGTGGCGAGCGTCACCTCGGCCCACTCCGGCTCCCACGAGCCGACGAGGGTGGCCTCGGGCGGCGCGGGCCGGACCAGGGGTTCGCTCGCCGGCAGACGCGACACCGTCACCCGCAGGGTCGGCGTCGTCGCGGTCGAGGAGCTCGCAGTGTCGGACACCGTGACGGCCTCGGGCTCCGGCACCGAGATCCGTGCCGCGGCCTCGGACCCACCACCGCGCACGACGGCATTCGGTTCGCGCGCCACCTCGACGCCGTCGATCTCGTAGTGCTCTTCGGCCTGCGTGGCACCCGTCAGAACGGCTGTCACGAGCGCCACCAGCGAGGCGGGATCGCCGAGGCCGTCGTAGACATAGCGCGTGCCGAGCACGGAGTGGCTGAGGGTGCCGATGAGGTGCCCCTCCGCGCCGACGAGCGGAGTGTCGCGATAGGTCAGGGGCACCTGGAGCACGGGCCCGTCACCGGCGCGCACGAAGAGGGTCTCGATGCCCACGAGCCCCTCGGGGTCGTCGAACCGGAACGCCGCGACCTTGTCGAGGGGTGCTCCCGCTTCGCCGCGGAACCACGGGCGGCTCTTGACCCACGCGTCGACGAGCTCTGTCTTGGAGGGCACGAGTTCGGCCCGGTGGATGAGTGCCATGCTGCGATCCTAGGAGCGGCCGGCGCACGGCGGATCCAGAGGCGGGGCATCGAGTCCCCACTGACGACGCTCGTAGCGTCGCCAGGGTGTCCGTCGAAGCTCCTCCCGCCTCCGGGGCGGAGCCCGGGGCGTGGCGAGCCGCGGCGGGTGCACCGCAGCCACCCCGCACCGGCCGCCTGCACGAGCTCGACCTGCTGCGCGTCATCACCTTCTGCGGCGTGATCGCCGTGCACACGATCTCGTTCACGGCCCCCTCGACCTCGACCGGCGCCTACGCGCTGCTCATGCTGCTGCACTGCACACGCGACGTGTTCTTCTCGCTGACCGCGTTCCTCCTGGCCCGCACCGCGCTCGCCGACCCGACACGAGCGCGGCGCGGAGCCCGCAGGCGCTACCTCCTTGTCGCGGTGCCGTACCTCGCCTGGTCGCTGATCTACGTGGTCGTCGACAGCGGCGAGGCGGGCGACCCGCTGCGGCTCCTGGGCACCTACGCCGCCGACGTCGTCATGGGCACGGCCGAGTACCACCTGTACTTCCTGCTCGTGACGCTGCAGCTGTACGCGGCGATGCCGTGGATCGTGCGTCAGGTGAAGCGCTTCGCCGGGCGGCCGTGGCCGATCCTGCTCGCAGCCCTCGCGGTGCAGGGAGGCATCGTCGCCGTCGCCGAGTACCTCCCGGCGCAGATCGCGTGGATGCACGACGCCGAGCAGCAGCTCCTGCCCACCTACCTCTTCTCGGTCGTGCTCGGCGTCGTCGCGGCGACGCGAGAGCGTGCCCTGCTCGAGTGGGTCCGCTCGAGGCGCGCCGCCCTGGCGGGGCTGTTCGGCGCAGGAGCATGCGCCACCGTCGCCGTCTTCCTCGCCCAGCGCCAGGCCGGTCTCTCCCCGCAGAACGCCGCCGCAGCCCTCCAGCCCGTCACGGTGCTCTGGAGCGCTCTCGCGGCCGTCGCCCTGCTCGCGGTCGGCGCCGTCTGGGCGGACCATCGCCGCCCGGCCTCGCGGGCATCTCGGGCGGTGGCCTGGGCCAGCGACCGGTCGTTCGGCGTCTACCTGGCGCACCCGCTCGTGCTCGCCGGGCTCCTCGCCGGTGGCTGGTTCGTCGGGCACACGGGGTTCCCGTCGCGCACCGCGGTGGCGTACGTGCTCGTCGTCGCGGGCGCCATCGGTCTCGTCGAGGTGCTGCGGCGCTCGCCGCTGAGTCTCCCGCTCACCGGGCGGCCGCGAATCGGGCCCGCCGCGGCGCATATCGGAACGCCCAGAACAGGCTGGCCGTTCGGTGAGCGCGCGTGGTCGCGGCCGGGGAAGCGGGCGGACGCACCCTAGCGTGGCCCGGGTGCGTCGCGAACCGAGCGACCATCGTGCCCCGAGGAGTCCCGCGTGCCGAAGAGACGCTCCGCAGCCCAGGCGCGGCTGATGCGACCCTTGAATCGCCGCACGGGCCTCGTCGCCGGCATCATGCTGGCGCTGATCCTGGCCCTCGCGGTCCGGCTCGTCGACCTGCAGGTCGTCGACGCGCGCACCCTCGACGCCGAGTCGAACAGCCAGATCTCGGTGACGCAGCCGAT is from Frondihabitans australicus and encodes:
- a CDS encoding acyltransferase; this encodes MSVEAPPASGAEPGAWRAAAGAPQPPRTGRLHELDLLRVITFCGVIAVHTISFTAPSTSTGAYALLMLLHCTRDVFFSLTAFLLARTALADPTRARRGARRRYLLVAVPYLAWSLIYVVVDSGEAGDPLRLLGTYAADVVMGTAEYHLYFLLVTLQLYAAMPWIVRQVKRFAGRPWPILLAALAVQGGIVAVAEYLPAQIAWMHDAEQQLLPTYLFSVVLGVVAATRERALLEWVRSRRAALAGLFGAGACATVAVFLAQRQAGLSPQNAAAALQPVTVLWSALAAVALLAVGAVWADHRRPASRASRAVAWASDRSFGVYLAHPLVLAGLLAGGWFVGHTGFPSRTAVAYVLVVAGAIGLVEVLRRSPLSLPLTGRPRIGPAAAHIGTPRTGWPFGERAWSRPGKRADAP
- a CDS encoding sortase domain-containing protein, which codes for MQRSRLRSALVVVALGAAAVLGLAGCAGAGASSAGPTPTPSPTATHDTDAAGRIQDPSSTSLSQAPAAGVVPTRVSIPAIGVNAGLQDLAIAADGSLNPPVGVVDAGWYAKGVVPGAVGPAVIAGHIDSTTQPGVFLHLAKLVPGDTVTVTMSSGSVETWKVSGSRAALKTAFPTSDVYGTSPTPQLRLITCGGTFNAAIGHYNENTIVFADLVSSTAPTK
- a CDS encoding mandelate racemase/muconate lactonizing enzyme family protein, which encodes MPANTGVPAGSVAPADSRASSDSRIAALTTRAIRVPLRRPWADDVPAVTVIETRVDDTDGATGWGLSWTPSIGAASVRAMLDHDIASWAVGRTADARTLWPDLWAHLHEAGSGGVTTIATAGLDTALWDLAARRAGLPIADLLGRRRDDVAAYGSGVNLHYPLDDLLAQVQRWIDAGFDAVKIKVGSPDLARDVSRVREVRALLGDDRRLMLDANQRWSRDDARAAMRVLGDVDPAWIEEPLRADDLEGYQELAKAIPTPVACGENLHTRYRFREFARSGAAAVLQPNVVRVGGITPLLDIAAEIADAGATIALHLLPELSGPLALALDAESPAEVVEGAMFGECGVLSDPAPVEVSGGRLRDTREVGLGLRFGSSPEARA
- a CDS encoding DUF4397 domain-containing protein; its protein translation is MTRITTQPPQTRGGLPRRLVVGFIVVAAVLLASAAALFGGASQAKAAGSGEGWVRVGHLSPDTKAVDVTLTSLAGGQVVYKLDDVTYGQVSPYKELPDGTYTVAMRAAGAAASAKPVISDSITVATGKPITVVAYGKNAALKTTVFQDDLTAPAAGDARIRLVQAATVSKSVSVKTSTGTPVATNAPFGSASGYASVGAGKWTLDLTGKQKATASTANVSLASGSITTLFVLDNSKNGITIVPVVDSAATTTTPKGGVQTGGGYEATHPQLDLTSGFVPFSAVG
- a CDS encoding CG0192-related protein; the protein is MALIHRAELVPSKTELVDAWVKSRPWFRGEAGAPLDKVAAFRFDDPEGLVGIETLFVRAGDGPVLQVPLTYRDTPLVGAEGHLIGTLSHSVLGTRYVYDGLGDPASLVALVTAVLTGATQAEEHYEIDGVEVAREPNAVVRGGGSEAAARISVPEPEAVTVSDTASSSTATTPTLRVTVSRLPASEPLVRPAPPEATLVGSWEPEWAEVTLATVAV
- a CDS encoding glycosyl hydrolase family 8 encodes the protein MTGGIAAVAVGLPGSDSSAPAPSASATSTPTSNDRATSTRSAKQIGQAFLADYLDSSGRIVRRDQGGDTVSEGQGYGMLVAVGVGDRSAFRSIWTWTKSNLERKDGLMAWQWKNGKVVDEQPASDADLDIARALVLAGTTFHDASYTKAGKALAGHIADDLTVGTPDGRVLLPGLWAKQAGGTAGPWSYDPSYAAPATFSLLAKATGDDRWSQLVTGSRKVTGRILQSTALPADWEQIRADGSVVPLPNATGSGGTVMYGYDAGRVALRYAASCSADDTALAAKLAAPLAGKSPLPMELDLGGTPLNQDQSPLGYDARAAARASAGDASGARSDLRAADRLAQRTPTYYGSAWDALAALQLETTTLGGCSPLAGE
- a CDS encoding SDR family NAD(P)-dependent oxidoreductase — its product is MTPTDPAAPGTAGTAGGSAWVITGPTSGIGHRTALELAKHGTVVLVGRSPAKLAAVEAEIREAGGSAVSVTGDLADIPSARRAAREVAALGLPIGGVLNNAGIMSMKPFSSPQGFDGTYATDHLGPFAFTEALLPQLADGTHVVFIVSAVEDPERVPAVRAGFRGSRFISVEASSRGEWLTDGGSRLPGADAYATSKQGNLATALAFAREYPRLRFSAIEPGVNPGSNLSRDASPALLRLSKMLAPALTLLPHFTTPKRAGRVIAGILTGAGATGTYYDENARPMRGSHQVMDPAFQDDYVRQTRELLATVPDAA
- a CDS encoding glucose 1-dehydrogenase, translated to MDQYTMQDPTAMYADRKPDEQYLEGAGTDAEMAENVPADHGEETYRGSGRLEGRKALITGGDSGIGAAVAIAYAREGADVAIVHLPEEQEDADRILALVREAGRTAVDIAGDLKDAAFAREAVQRAVDGLGGLDIVVNNAGKQQNVESIVDISDDEFDQTFKTNAYATFWITKAAVPHLPPGSAIINTTSIQAYAPSPHLVHYAATKATVNNLAKGLAAQLAPKGIRVNAVAPGPIWTPLQPAGGQPPEALPTAGDQTYLGRWGQPAELAPAFVFLASNESSYVVGETLHVDGGMPTP
- a CDS encoding helix-turn-helix transcriptional regulator, producing MEASEFGRMVRRRREATAPADVGLPVGSRRRAPGLRREELAGLAGISPDYLTRLEQGRATSPSAQVVEALARALRLSDSDRDLLYRLAGHAAPGLDLMPTRIPASISRMLDRFATTPVGVFDATNTLLVANRPYDALMGDTTAWKGLERTSLWRHLVGPGSRVVHTPAEFDELIRLQVADLRLTAARYPRDASLASLVARLTDASPLFASLWRTGSTELPRELGRRKVVDHPAVGRIELDCDTLIVAQDDLRILIYTAEPGTEDAARLDLAIVVGTQALVD
- a CDS encoding 5-dehydro-4-deoxyglucarate dehydratase gives rise to the protein MPAPLTFDGVLFFPVTPFGDGGDVDEGVLRDHVAARLDDGAGAVFAGCGTGEFHALSIAERAVVARVAAQAVAGRPADDRVPVVAGVGGALGDAIESARRMRDTGADALLLLPPYLVSGPQHGLARWVETIVEAADLPVVLYHRANALYRAATVERLVADPRVIGVKDGHGDIAMMQELVAAATAIRPDLLFFNGLLTAEVSQAAYRGIGVPLYSSAAFAMAPGIATAFYEAYRAGDEPTRLRILREFYLPLVRLRDETPGFAVSLVKAGLRLQGVPVGSVRPPLADPTDEQLARLGTILEAGERLAQELADTRSATAAAPRA